The Streptomyces sp. NBC_00691 genome has a segment encoding these proteins:
- a CDS encoding GlsB/YeaQ/YmgE family stress response membrane protein encodes MGIIAWILIGLLAGAIAKALMPGKDPGGIIITMLIGVAGGLLGGWLGKAVLSVDAIDGFFELSTWIAAIVGSVILLVLYRLVTGNGRRHA; translated from the coding sequence ATGGGCATCATCGCGTGGATCCTCATCGGCCTGCTGGCCGGCGCGATCGCGAAGGCCCTCATGCCGGGCAAGGACCCGGGCGGCATCATCATCACCATGCTCATCGGCGTGGCGGGTGGTCTGCTCGGGGGCTGGCTCGGCAAGGCGGTCCTCAGCGTCGACGCCATCGACGGATTCTTCGAACTCTCCACCTGGATCGCCGCCATCGTCGGCTCTGTGATCCTCCTCGTCCTCTACCGCCTCGTCACGGGCAACGGACGCCGCCACGCCTGA
- a CDS encoding saccharopine dehydrogenase family protein, producing the protein MRVLLVGAGGVGTAVTRIAARREFLTHMVVADYDLARAEAAVAALKDHGDRFSARRLDASDEDAVRQVLVDENCDALLNATDPRFVMPLFDAALAAGTHYVDMAMSLSTPHPTRPYEECGVKLGDTQFEQAGPWERSGRLALVGMGVEPGLSDVFARHAADELFDEIEEIGVRDGANLTVEGYDFAPSFSIWTTIEECLNPPVVYEKDRGWFTTAPFSEPEVFDFPEGIGPVECVNVEHEEVLLIPRWVDARRVTFKYGLGDDFIAKLKTLHELGLDSTTKVTVPSGDGPVAVSPRDVVAACLPDPATLGDRMTGKTCAGTWVKGTKDGSPREVYLYHVVDNEWSMREYGSQAVVWQTAVNPVIALELLADGTWSGSGVLGPEALPPRPFLDLLTAYGSPWGVREEI; encoded by the coding sequence ATGCGAGTACTCCTCGTGGGCGCGGGCGGCGTGGGCACGGCCGTCACCCGGATCGCGGCCCGGCGCGAGTTCCTGACCCACATGGTCGTCGCGGACTACGACCTCGCACGCGCCGAGGCGGCTGTCGCGGCGCTCAAGGACCACGGGGACCGGTTCAGCGCGAGGCGTCTGGACGCCTCCGACGAGGACGCGGTCCGCCAGGTGCTCGTGGATGAGAACTGTGACGCCCTGCTCAACGCGACCGACCCGCGCTTCGTGATGCCCCTGTTCGACGCGGCCCTCGCGGCGGGCACGCACTATGTCGACATGGCGATGTCCCTCTCCACGCCGCACCCCACCCGTCCGTACGAGGAGTGCGGCGTGAAGCTCGGCGACACGCAGTTCGAGCAGGCGGGTCCGTGGGAGCGTTCGGGACGGCTGGCTCTGGTCGGCATGGGGGTGGAGCCGGGTCTTTCCGATGTGTTCGCCCGGCACGCGGCGGACGAGCTGTTCGACGAGATCGAGGAGATCGGCGTCCGCGACGGCGCGAACCTGACGGTCGAGGGCTACGACTTCGCTCCGTCGTTCAGCATCTGGACGACCATCGAGGAGTGCCTCAATCCCCCGGTGGTCTACGAGAAGGACCGCGGCTGGTTCACCACGGCCCCGTTCAGCGAGCCGGAGGTGTTCGACTTCCCCGAGGGCATCGGTCCCGTGGAGTGTGTGAACGTCGAGCACGAGGAGGTCCTGCTCATCCCCCGCTGGGTCGACGCCCGCCGGGTGACGTTCAAGTACGGCCTCGGCGACGACTTCATCGCCAAGCTCAAGACCCTCCACGAGCTGGGCCTGGACTCCACCACGAAGGTCACCGTCCCCTCGGGTGACGGGCCCGTGGCGGTGTCCCCGCGCGACGTCGTCGCCGCCTGCCTGCCCGACCCGGCCACCCTGGGCGATCGGATGACCGGCAAGACCTGCGCGGGCACCTGGGTCAAGGGCACCAAGGACGGCTCGCCGCGCGAGGTGTACCTCTACCACGTGGTCGACAACGAGTGGTCGATGCGTGAGTACGGTTCCCAGGCGGTGGTCTGGCAGACCGCCGTCAACCCGGTCATCGCCCTGGAACTCCTCGCGGACGGCACCTGGTCAGGCAGCGGCGTCCTGGGCCCTGAGGCCCTGCCGCCGCGTCCCTTCCTCGACCTCCTCACCGCGTACGGCTCGCCGTGGGGCGTCCGCGAGGAGATCTGA